The following coding sequences are from one Leptolyngbya sp. NIES-3755 window:
- a CDS encoding glutamate racemase (similar to AA sequence:cyanobase_aa:LBDG_31120): MINSAENFGTPNGSDPIGLFDSGVGGLTVLREMYRQLPQESLLYFGDTARVPYGTRSQSEIIQFVREILHWMVERRAKMVIMACNTSSALAIDIVRQEFPGLPILGVILPGASAAVRQGKRIGVISTPATAKSDAYRQAILEVDPTAQVWQQGCPEFVPLIEQGRIYDPYTIEVAQKYLKPLLDQNIDTLIYGCTHYPHLAPVLTSIVPKSVQFIDPAVHVAKAAAQELELLGLRNLKSPEPTQFCVSGDPQPFIEVARQWLGFSPIVQQVTLSESVAVG; this comes from the coding sequence ATGATCAATTCAGCAGAGAACTTCGGTACGCCGAATGGTTCAGATCCGATCGGGCTTTTTGATAGCGGGGTCGGTGGCTTGACGGTGCTGCGCGAAATGTATCGTCAATTGCCTCAAGAGTCGCTGTTGTATTTCGGAGATACGGCGCGTGTCCCGTATGGAACGCGATCGCAATCTGAAATCATTCAATTCGTGCGGGAGATTCTGCATTGGATGGTCGAGCGCCGCGCCAAAATGGTGATCATGGCGTGTAATACGAGTTCGGCTTTAGCGATCGATATCGTGCGCCAAGAATTTCCAGGTTTACCAATTCTAGGGGTGATTCTTCCCGGCGCAAGTGCGGCAGTTCGACAAGGAAAGCGAATTGGGGTGATTTCGACTCCTGCAACGGCTAAGAGTGATGCGTATCGTCAAGCCATTCTAGAAGTTGATCCGACTGCACAAGTGTGGCAACAGGGCTGTCCTGAATTTGTGCCCTTGATTGAACAGGGAAGAATTTATGATCCGTATACGATCGAAGTGGCTCAGAAGTATCTCAAACCGCTATTGGATCAGAACATCGACACGTTGATTTATGGCTGTACGCACTATCCCCATTTAGCTCCAGTGCTAACTTCGATCGTGCCTAAATCAGTTCAATTTATCGATCCCGCTGTTCATGTTGCGAAAGCGGCGGCTCAAGAATTGGAACTCTTAGGATTGCGAAATCTCAAATCTCCTGAGCCGACCCAGTTCTGTGTGAGTGGTGATCCGCAGCCCTTTATCGAAGTCGCACGACAATGGCTTGGATTTAGCCCGATCGTGCAACAAGTCACACTTTCGGAATCTGTAGCTGTTGGGTAG